The DNA sequence CGGTGAGCACCTGGTGCGCGAGGATGCCGAACGCCCAGACGTCGGCGGTGGGCCGGACCACAGAGCCGAGCGTTCCGGTGCGCTGGGACCACCACTCGGGAGGCAAGTGGTCCAGGGTGCCGAGCGGCGGCAGGTGGGCGTGGCTCCCGTCGAGTTCCACGGCGAGCCCGAAGTCCGCCAGCCACACCTGTCCGCCCGCGCCCAGCAGGACGTTGGCCGGCTTGAGGTCGCCGTGCACCCATCCGGCGCCGTGCATGTGGGCGAGGCCGGCGGCGACGCCGCCGAGGATCCGGGCGGCGTCGGCGACCGCCCGGCCCGGCTCGGCGGCGTCCAGGACGTCCTTCACGCTGGCCTCGGCACGGTCCATGACCAGGGCGGTCGCCCCGTCCAGGGCCGGCAGGTCCGGTACCGCGAGGGTGCGCACGGCGCGGGTGCGGACGAGGTGGGGGTGGTCCGCCCCGGCACTGAACCGCACCTCGCGGGCGACGAGTTCACCGAAGGCGGTGCGCGTCCCGGGCGCGAGGGATCCGGTCGGCAGCACCTTCACCGCCACGGGCGTGCCGTCGGCGAGGGAGCGGCCCTCGTACACGGTGCCCCAGCCCCCGGAGCCGATGACCGCGCCGAGCTCCCATTCCCCGTCGATGCGGAACCCCTCGGGCAGCCCGGGCCGTTCCGGTCCGAGGTCGTCGGGTGCCTCGTGTGCCGTCATGTGCCGGTCTCCTGCGGCACGGTGCGGCGGCTGCGCGGCGGCAGCAGCGCCAGGTGCTCCTCGCGCACCAGCCCGAACCTCAGTGCCATGAGGGCGAGTTGGGCGCGTTTGGCGCCGGTGCGCGGGCCGTCGGCGGCTGTCTCGTCGGCGTGGGGCAGGCGCAGTTTGGCGAACGCGAGGTAGTCGATGTGGTAGTTGACCGCCGAGCGGGTCAGGCTCCGGCAGGACTCCAGCGGGCGCAGCCGCTCCACGATGTCCCCGGCGCCGGGCAGCGCCGGGTCGGAGGGGTCCCGCAGCCGTGGCTCGCACAGGGCGACGAGCACGAGGAAGTACTTCGACGTGGGGTCCAGGGCGAAGGGGTGCACGGTCTGCTCGCCGGCCCCGTCGCCGGGCCGCTCCCCGAGGTAGGCGTGCTGCGGCGCGAACACCTTGAAGGCGGCGCTCCCGGTCAGGGCCGGCAGCACCACCCGGGAGAACTCGAACGGCACCGGCGCGCCGAGGCGTCCGGGTGCCACGGTGATGTACTCGCCGGCGCCCTCCAGGTTCTCCACGACGTACGCCATGCTGCGGCTGAAGTTGGACAGGCGCCAGTAGTCCCCCGCCGCCTCCAACTGCCCGGCGCGGCGCGAGATCCCCGGATCCGGCAGGTTGACCGCCCTGGTTCCGTTTCCGGGTACGCCGCGGCCGAACTCGATGACGTCCCCGGGACCCAGGTGCAGGAGCCCGGGTCTGCCCGTCTCTCCCGGGACCACCGCCCCTGCCTCCGGTAACTGGACGATGACGGTTTCCATCCGGTACTCCCCCCAAGTCGGTCGCGTGGATTGTATGGCGCACCCCACGGGTCGTCCGCGCGGTTCCCCAAGACACTGTGGGGACTCCGGTTTCCGCCGTGAATCATCGGTGCGACGGCCGGGCGCGAACGGATCGCGCCATGCGTCGGGTGGCCGGAAACGACTCGTCCGGCAGCGTCGGCGCGACGGACGGCGCGGGGTGTCCCCGTGACGAGGTGACGCGCTACGGCCGGAACGGGAACCGGAACGAGGACGCAGGGGCCATCAGTGCCATCAGCTGCTTCCGCGGCGACGTCCGGGACCTCGGAGGACCGCCGCGTCGTGGGTGACGCCGCGCGGTCCGCCGCCTCCGCCGACCGTGCTCGGCTGCTCCGCGCAAGGCGCGGACAAGCCGACGCACGACGGGCTCCCGCTTGTCACTGTGACCGAATCGCAGGACTGCGCCGACGTCCGGCACCCTTGAAGGAGTACATCCTGACGGTGCGTCAGTGACAGTTGACGCTCGCGGCCGACCAGCGGCTGCCCGTCAACGCCGATGCCGGGACGCTTCCCGCGCTGCGCGCCACCCTGCACAGCGGGCGGCTCGTCGGCTCCGTCCTCGACGACCGGGCCGGTCCGGTGGCCGTGCTCGGCTCCGGCGCCGCACGGTGCCCGGGCATCGGCCGGCTCGACCGGCGGCCGGTGATCCTCATCGGAGCGGGACGCCGTTCACCGTCGTCGACGCGGGACGCCGTTCACCGCCGTCGACGCGGGACGCCGTTCACCGTCGTCGGCATCGTCGGTGACGTGGACCGCGAGGCGGAGGTGACGGCCTCCGGGGTCGTGCCGCACGGGACCGCGCACCATATGTGGGGGGCCGCCCGGCAGATGGGACCCGCCCCGTCCGGATGGTCGTCGACACGGACATGGGGGTGGCCGCCGATGTGGCCGGACCGCTGCCGCTCGCCCTGTCGCGGGCGCCCGTCCGGCGCTCCGCGCGGCGCGCACCGAGCCGGTCGACGCGTTCCGTCACGGCGCCGCGGGGTGACGGGTCGTCACCGCGGGCGCAGTGGCGCCGGCCCACCGCGCGCGGCTCAGGGGTGGGGGCCGCCGCAGGTGCCGCGCGGTCCCGAGATGCTGTCGTGCCAGTCCAGCACCAGGGTGGTGGCGTCGTCCGCCAGTGTTCCCCGGCACGCGGCGTGGACCGCCGCGGTCAGGGCGCGGACCACTTCGCGGGGATGCTCCTCACGGGTGTCGCGGATGAGCGCCTCCAGGTCCACCGCGGCCGCGTCGCGCTCCCGCATGCCGTCCGTGATCAGCACCAGGCGGTCGCCCGGCTCGAGACGCAGGTACTGCACCTCGTAGGTGACCGCGGCAGGCGCCCCGAGGGGCAGGTTGATCTTGAGGGACAGTTCTTCCACTCGGGTGCCGCGCAGCCGCAGGGGCCAGGGGTGGCCGGCGTTGACCAGCTCGCAGACGCCGGTGTCCAGATCGACGCGCAGCAACTGTCCGGTGGTCATGCCCAGAGCGTGGCTCCTGATCGCCCGGTGGGCGGCGTAGGCCTGGTCGAGGATGCCGTGTCCGGCTCGGCGCGCTCCGCGCAGGGCGTTGACCGTGAGGGTGGCCAGCAGCGCGGAGTCGGTGTCGTGCCCCATCGCGTCCGTGATCGACAGGTGGAGGGTGTTCTGGTCGAGGGCGTAGTCGTAGGTGTCGCCGCCGATGTCGTCGGCCGGGATCAGGCCGGCGGCCAGGGTGAACTGGGCCGCCTCGCAACACGCCGCCGACGGCAGCAGCTGGTGCTGGATCTCCGCTGCCAGGCTCATGGTCGTGGTGCGTCTGCCCCAGTGGTACAGGTCGGTGAAGCGGCGGTCGGTGACCACGATGTACGCCAGCGCGTGTGCGGCCTGCTCGACCGCCTCGTGGACCGCGTCGTCCGTGTGCGGCACCACCAGGTCGAGCACGCCGAGGCAGTCGCCGCGGTTGGTCACCGGCACGACCATCCGGCAGTTGCCCTCCTCGTCGTCCTCCTGGTGGAGGCGCTGGGACCGCAGCACCCGGTCGTAGATGCTGCCCGCCAGCTCGACTCTCTCCGGCTCGCCGCGGGCCTGTCCGGCCGCCCCGGCTCTGGGCAGCCGCACGGCTTCCCTCCCGAGCATGTCCACGAAGAGGAACGACACCTCGTTGGCCGAGAACCGCTTCTCCAGGTTCCGCGCCACCACGTCCACCGACTCCACCGGCGCGGCCTTCTCCGCCGCCCGGAGTACCCCGTCCAGGCCCAAGCCCTCATCACCGATCACACGCACCTCCCCGGTCTGCTCACTGCGTGTTCCCGGTGATCGGCACCGAATGCACACATCCGGTCGGGTGTGACGAGCGCCCACCTCGTTGACCTACTGCTTCGTGTCGTTCTTGCGTACCTTCTTCTGGTTCTTCCCGGCGGTTTCGGGCCTGTCGGCCCGTTCGCCGGGTGGGGTCGTCCCGCTCTGCCGACCCGTGCCGGAGGGGTCCGTGGGCAGAGCGCGCGCGGTGCCGTCCGGGCCGGAGCGGGGTGCCGGGGCCGGGGTGCCGTGTGCGGCCGCGCCGGTGGCCGGGTTCCGGCTGCCCGGGTCCACCGGGGCGGGGGCCGCGTCACGGCGCGGGTCGGCCGTGGGGCGGGGGGCGGAGGGCGACGGAGCCACGGGGGTCGTGTCCTTCCTCTGGGTGCCGATGCGCGGGGCGTCGGCCGGCGCGGAGGGGCTGCCGGCCGCCCGGGGTGCCTGCTCGCCGCTTCCCTGCCGCCAGGGGCCGTCGGAGACGGCGAGGCCAGCGGTGAGGACGGCCGCGAGCGCGGTGGTTCCCCCGGTGACCAAGGTGCGACGCCGCGCGGCTGCGGTTCTCGGCCGGGCCGGTCGGCCGGCGGGCGACGGGCTCCGGTGCGTGGGCCCGGCGTCCCGCACCGGTTCCCGATCCGGTTCCCGCACGGGTTCCCGATCCGGTACGGCGCTCGTGGTGGGGGTCGCGGGCGGGACGGGCACGGAGTCCGCCGCCCCGGCCAGGGCGGTCAGCATCCGGGCGCACTCACGGGCCGGCGGGCGCTCCCACTCGTTCAGGGAGGTCATGCTCCGCAGCAGCGCCGCGAAGTCCTCCGTCAGGAAGTCGGGCAGTACGGGCGGGCGGTGGAGGCGCGCGATCGCGGCCTCCAGGGGGCCGCCGTCGTACTCCAGCCTGCCCGTGAGGCATTCGAGGAGTACGAGACCGAGGGCGTAGATGTCGGCGGGCAGGCCGACGGACCGGCCCAGCACCTGCTCGGGGGACAGATACGCGGCCGTGCCGATGAGGGTGCCGGTGGCGGTGCGGGAGGTGGCGTCGAGCAGCCGGGAGATGCCGAAGTCGGTCAGGTGGGGACGACCGGCCCCGTCCAGGATGATGTTGGACGGCTTGACGTCGCGGTGCACGATCCCCGCGTCGTGCGCGTGGGCCAGCGCCTCGGCGAGACCGGCGCCGACGGCGGCCGTCTGTTCGGCCGTCAAGGTGCCCTCGGAGACGCGGTCCTTGAGCGTGGGGCCCTCGATCAGCTGCATGACCAGGTAGGCGCGGTCGTCGTGCCGTCCGGCGTCGTAGGCGGTGACCAGCCCGGGGTGGTGGAGCCGGGCCAGGATGACCGCTTCGCTGCGGAAGCGTTCCTCCATGTCGAGATCCGCGCCGGGCCGGAAGACCTTCACCGCCACCGGACGCCTCAGCCGCAGGTCGTGGCCGCGGTGGACGTCGGCGGCACCGCCCGAGCCGATGAGTGCGTCCAGGCGGTAACGCCCGGCGAGCACTTCGGCGGAATACCGGGAGGTCAGTGCCATGGCCGACTCGCGGAGCCTCATTCCATCTCCCACTGCTTCGAAAGGAATCCGTACAGCGCTCGTTGCCGACGGAACGCCGGTCACACGTACCCCTGGGAGACCGGGCTACCCCAAGGGGCCGTCGGCGGGAGACGGAGGACCGGCGCCGGGCTCGTCTCGTGACCTCGCGCGGGGGTGCCGCGCCGTCGCCGAGAAGGCGGCGCCGCGGGCCCGGTGGACGTGCCGGTACCGGCGGCACCCCACCTATTGACAACGATGTCAGACGCGTGATCTAGTCCGCTTCCATCCAGCCGAGTGCCGCTGATCGCCCCGCCGAGGGAGGCTCACCGCGATGACCCGCACCCCACGGCCCTGCGACGCACGGCACCCGGTGACCGTACGGACGCCGGGTCCGCGGGCCGGGGTGTTTCCGTCGCGTGCGCCTCTCCCCCGCGCCCGTGCGCCCATGACCGGTTGAATGTGCCCACCCCGTCCGTCACTTGGCGATCACTCTCATGTCGTGCAGCACATGAGAAGTGAGGAACAGGAGACCTCTTCCATGCACAGACCCCTCCGCCGATGGCGCACCCGCGCCTCGGCAGTCCTCGCCGCGCTGGTCGTCGCCGGCGGTGTCCTGGGCCCGGCGCCGGCCATGGCCCGGGACACCGCGGCCGCTCCCCGGCTCACGTCCCTGGTGAACCCGTTCATCGGAACCCAGAACTTCGGCAACACCTTCCCCGGCGCGAGCGCCCCCTTCGGCATGGTCCAGGTCAGCCCGGACACCGGCGGCCAGGGCGGCTACGACTACCAGCAGGACAAGATCCACGGGTTCAGCCAGACCCACCTCTCCGGCGTCGGCTGCTCCGTGATGGGCGAACTGCCGCTCATGCCGACGACCGGAGCGGTCGACAGCGTCGACCCCGACGACTACCGCTCGGCCTACTCGCACGACGACGAGGACGCCGAACCGGGCTACTACCGGGTCGGACTGAAGACGTACGACATCGACGCCGAGCTGACCGCGACACCGCGCACGGGGTGGCAGCGCTACACCTTCCCGTCGACCGACCGGGCCAACGTCCTGTTCAACACGGGCAAGGCCAACCAGCGGGTGTACGGCTCGGAGGTGCATGTCGTCGGTGACCGGACGGTCGAGGGCCGTGTCGAGGCGGGCAACTTCTGCGCGGGCAAGGACCGGCACACCGTCTACTTCACGGCGACGTTCGACCGGCCGTTCGCCTCGCACGGCACCTGGCGGGGCTCCACCCGCTCCCCGGGTGGGCGGGACGCGGCCGGCGAGGGCGGGAACGGCGCGTGGGTGACCTTCGACGCCGGCACCGACCGTGACGTCGTCGTCAAGGTGGGCCTGTCGTACACGGGCCTCGAAGGCGCCCGGAAGAATTTGAAGGCGGAGACGGACGACTCGTACGACTTCGACGCCACCCGCGCGGCGCTGCACGAGACGTGGGAGCGGCAGCTCGCCTCCGTCACGATCGGCGGCGGGTCCACCGAGCGGCAACGCGCGTTCTACACGGCCCTCTACCACGCGCAACTGCACCCGAACCTCGCGGGCGACGTCGACGGCCGCTACGCGGGCTTCGACGGCAAGACCCATACCGCGTCTGGGTTCACGCCGTACCAGAACCTGTCGCTGTGGGACACCCACCGGCCGCAGAACCAACTGCTCCAGATGCTGCAGCCGCAGGTCGCCCGCGATGTCGCGCTGTCGGTCGTCGCGATCGGACGGGACGGCGGCTGGCTGCCGCGCTGGTCGCTCGCCAACAGCGAGACCAACATCATGACCGGTGACCCGGTGACGCCCTTCCTGGTCGAGGCGTGGTCCAAGGGCCTGCTCGCGGGCCACGAGGAGGAGGCGTACGCGCTGCTCAGGAAGAACGCCCTGAGCACGCCACCGGACGACTCCCCCTACAACGGCCGCGCGGGCATAACCGCATACCAGGAACGCGGCTACATCCCCAGCGGTCTGGAACCGGGGAAGGACTGCCCGGACAAGGGCGGTGACAACGACTGCCGTCATCCCGCCTCCGCGACCCTGGAGTACGCGGCGGCGGACGCGTCGCTGGCCCTGATGGCCAAGGGCCTCGGGCACACCGCGGACGCCCGCGTGTTCGCGGCACGCGGCCAGTGGTACCGGAACCTGTGGGACTCCTCCATCGGGCAGTTCCGGCCGCGCACGGCCGACGGCACCTGGCTGACGCCGTACGACCCCGTCGAGGCGGGCCACCAGTTCCACGAGGGCGGCGCCTACCAGTACCAGTGGCTGGTGCCCCAGGACCCGGCCGGGCTGGTGGACCTGATGGGCGGCAAGCGGGAGACGGAGAAGCGGCTCGACGCCTTCTTCGCCTACGAGAAGCTCCTCACGGACCCCGCCGGGACCGCTCGCGAGGACTGGATCTCCGCGCCGTACGACTACTACGGGAAGCCGACCTACAACCCGAACAACGAGCCCGACCTGCACTCCCCGTACATGTACTTGTGGGCCGGCGCGCCCGCCAAGACCGCCACCGTGGTCCGCGCCGCGATGACGCTCTTCACGGACGGGCCCGACGGCATGACCGGCAATGACGACCTGGGCACCATGTCGGCCTGGTACGTCTTCTCCTCCCTGGGCCTGTACCCGACGACGAACGGCGGCGACTTCCTCGCCGTCTCCAGCCCGCAGTTCCCGTCGGCGGTCATCCGCATCGGCGCCTACGGGAAGGAGCAGGGCGGCACCCTGACCGTCAGGGCACCGGGGGCGAGCGACACCCGGCGCTACGTGAAGGAGGCGGAGTTCGGCGGGAAGGACCTGCGCGCCACCTGGCTGGACTGGGACGCGGTCGCCAAGGGCGGGAAGCTCGCCTTCGAGATGGCCGACAAGCCGTCGGCGTGGGGTACGGGCAGGGGCGCGGAGCCGCCGTCCGTGAACCGCGCGGCGGCCGACTCCCGGCGGCACCTCGACGCGTCGCTGCGCACCGCCTCCGACGTCCTGCCGACGGCCGACAGCGCACAGAGCGTCCGTCTGAAGCTGGACGTGCTGGGCCAGTCGCCCGGCACACTGCGGGTGGGCGTGGACGCGAAGGCTCCCGACGGCTGGACCGTGAAGACCTCCGAGCCCTTCTCCCTCACCTCCCACCGGCTGCCGGTCCAGCGGACCGCGGCGGTGGACGTGACCGTGCCGGCGGGCACCGCGCCGGGGTCGTACTCCGTGCGGATCACGGCGACGGCGAAGGGGGTCAAGAGCGTGGAGCGTACGGCGACCGTCGAGGTGCGCGCCGCGGCCCGCTGCGCGGCGGACGCCGGTGAGCAGTGTGCCGTGGACCTCGGCAAGGAAGTGAACCACGACGGCACCGCGACCGTCGCCGCCTCCGACGAGGGCGACTTCGACGGCGGGGGATGGAGCTACGACGCCGACCTGCTGCCCGAGGCCGGCCCGGTCGTCTGGGACGGCGTGACCTACGACGCTCCCGATCCGTCGGGGAAGGCCGCGAACTTCGTCGAGGCGCGGGGGCAGGCCATGCTGCTCCCGGCCGGGTCGTACGGCGCGCTGCGCCTGGTCGCCGCGGCCCACCACGGCCCGGTGACGACGATGGTCACCGTCCGCTACACGGACGGAACCACCGCCGAGGTATCGGTCCCCGTGGGC is a window from the Streptomyces capillispiralis genome containing:
- a CDS encoding PP2C family protein-serine/threonine phosphatase; its protein translation is MGDEGLGLDGVLRAAEKAAPVESVDVVARNLEKRFSANEVSFLFVDMLGREAVRLPRAGAAGQARGEPERVELAGSIYDRVLRSQRLHQEDDEEGNCRMVVPVTNRGDCLGVLDLVVPHTDDAVHEAVEQAAHALAYIVVTDRRFTDLYHWGRRTTTMSLAAEIQHQLLPSAACCEAAQFTLAAGLIPADDIGGDTYDYALDQNTLHLSITDAMGHDTDSALLATLTVNALRGARRAGHGILDQAYAAHRAIRSHALGMTTGQLLRVDLDTGVCELVNAGHPWPLRLRGTRVEELSLKINLPLGAPAAVTYEVQYLRLEPGDRLVLITDGMRERDAAAVDLEALIRDTREEHPREVVRALTAAVHAACRGTLADDATTLVLDWHDSISGPRGTCGGPHP
- a CDS encoding serine/threonine protein kinase — encoded protein: METVIVQLPEAGAVVPGETGRPGLLHLGPGDVIEFGRGVPGNGTRAVNLPDPGISRRAGQLEAAGDYWRLSNFSRSMAYVVENLEGAGEYITVAPGRLGAPVPFEFSRVVLPALTGSAAFKVFAPQHAYLGERPGDGAGEQTVHPFALDPTSKYFLVLVALCEPRLRDPSDPALPGAGDIVERLRPLESCRSLTRSAVNYHIDYLAFAKLRLPHADETAADGPRTGAKRAQLALMALRFGLVREEHLALLPPRSRRTVPQETGT
- a CDS encoding GH92 family glycosyl hydrolase, whose protein sequence is MHRPLRRWRTRASAVLAALVVAGGVLGPAPAMARDTAAAPRLTSLVNPFIGTQNFGNTFPGASAPFGMVQVSPDTGGQGGYDYQQDKIHGFSQTHLSGVGCSVMGELPLMPTTGAVDSVDPDDYRSAYSHDDEDAEPGYYRVGLKTYDIDAELTATPRTGWQRYTFPSTDRANVLFNTGKANQRVYGSEVHVVGDRTVEGRVEAGNFCAGKDRHTVYFTATFDRPFASHGTWRGSTRSPGGRDAAGEGGNGAWVTFDAGTDRDVVVKVGLSYTGLEGARKNLKAETDDSYDFDATRAALHETWERQLASVTIGGGSTERQRAFYTALYHAQLHPNLAGDVDGRYAGFDGKTHTASGFTPYQNLSLWDTHRPQNQLLQMLQPQVARDVALSVVAIGRDGGWLPRWSLANSETNIMTGDPVTPFLVEAWSKGLLAGHEEEAYALLRKNALSTPPDDSPYNGRAGITAYQERGYIPSGLEPGKDCPDKGGDNDCRHPASATLEYAAADASLALMAKGLGHTADARVFAARGQWYRNLWDSSIGQFRPRTADGTWLTPYDPVEAGHQFHEGGAYQYQWLVPQDPAGLVDLMGGKRETEKRLDAFFAYEKLLTDPAGTAREDWISAPYDYYGKPTYNPNNEPDLHSPYMYLWAGAPAKTATVVRAAMTLFTDGPDGMTGNDDLGTMSAWYVFSSLGLYPTTNGGDFLAVSSPQFPSAVIRIGAYGKEQGGTLTVRAPGASDTRRYVKEAEFGGKDLRATWLDWDAVAKGGKLAFEMADKPSAWGTGRGAEPPSVNRAAADSRRHLDASLRTASDVLPTADSAQSVRLKLDVLGQSPGTLRVGVDAKAPDGWTVKTSEPFSLTSHRLPVQRTAAVDVTVPAGTAPGSYSVRITATAKGVKSVERTATVEVRAAARCAADAGEQCAVDLGKEVNHDGTATVAASDEGDFDGGGWSYDADLLPEAGPVVWDGVTYDAPDPSGKAANFVEARGQAMLLPAGSYGALRLVAAAHHGPVTTMVTVRYTDGTTAEVSVPVGDWAGSAPQGSTVALEMPHRIKRGQGVDGPPVRLFGSSAQLDASKTVRSIGLQNDPRVQIYAITLQ
- a CDS encoding serine/threonine-protein kinase gives rise to the protein MRLRESAMALTSRYSAEVLAGRYRLDALIGSGGAADVHRGHDLRLRRPVAVKVFRPGADLDMEERFRSEAVILARLHHPGLVTAYDAGRHDDRAYLVMQLIEGPTLKDRVSEGTLTAEQTAAVGAGLAEALAHAHDAGIVHRDVKPSNIILDGAGRPHLTDFGISRLLDATSRTATGTLIGTAAYLSPEQVLGRSVGLPADIYALGLVLLECLTGRLEYDGGPLEAAIARLHRPPVLPDFLTEDFAALLRSMTSLNEWERPPARECARMLTALAGAADSVPVPPATPTTSAVPDREPVREPDREPVRDAGPTHRSPSPAGRPARPRTAAARRRTLVTGGTTALAAVLTAGLAVSDGPWRQGSGEQAPRAAGSPSAPADAPRIGTQRKDTTPVAPSPSAPRPTADPRRDAAPAPVDPGSRNPATGAAAHGTPAPAPRSGPDGTARALPTDPSGTGRQSGTTPPGERADRPETAGKNQKKVRKNDTKQ